In one Rhopalosiphum padi isolate XX-2018 chromosome 3, ASM2088224v1, whole genome shotgun sequence genomic region, the following are encoded:
- the LOC132926748 gene encoding ADP-ribosylation factor-like protein 1 — translation MGGFYSYFKSLFGEKELRILILGLDGAGKTTILYRLQVGEVVTTIPTIGFNVEQVTYKNIKFQVWDLGGQTSIRPYWRCYYSNTDAVVYVIDSVDRERMGIAKDELMYMLKEEELNGAILTILANKQDVEGCMNVTEIHQALGLDSLKNRTFQIFKTSAKKGIGLDEAMDWLCNTLQNHK, via the exons gaGGATTTTACAGTTATTTCAAGAGTCTATTTGGTGAAAAAGAACTGAGAATTTTAATCTTGGGCTTAGATGGTGCAGGAAAGACAACAATACTGTATAGGTTACAAGTTGGTGAAGTTGTAACTACTATTCCAACAATAGGATTCAATGTTGAACaagttacttataaaaatattaaatttcaagtttGGGATCTTGGAGGCCAAACATccattag GCCATATTGGAGgtgttattattcaaatacagACGCTGTAGTATATGTAATTGATTCAGTTGATCGAGAAAGAATGGGTATAGCCAAAGATGAATTGATGTATATGTTGAaa GAAGAAGAACTAAATGGTgctatattaacaatattagcCAACAAACAAGATGTTGAGGGTTGTATGAATGTTACTGAGATACATCAAGCTCTTGGATTAGACTCTTTAAAAAATCGAACattccaaatatttaaaacatcagCCAAAAAAGGCATAGGACTTGATGAGGCTATGGATTGGCTTTGTAACACTCTACaaaaccataaataa